Proteins co-encoded in one Salvia splendens isolate huo1 chromosome 4, SspV2, whole genome shotgun sequence genomic window:
- the LOC121799591 gene encoding chalcone 4'-O-glucosyltransferase-like: MQTKMEEAIVLYSTPEHLNSLTCLALFIAKRYPSISVVLLCTASPPPLPAAPSLTFRHLPTPSLPPSATYNPLELFFEAPRLNNPNFRQALAEIAGKSNIRAIVLDFFCSYAFEVGERLSIPTYFCNTTSAFGLCALLYWPTVHEITGGEFGDAVEIPGCPVIPTTNLPDVIRFPQSLSYKHMIDTAINIQKSAGVIINTVYALELRALEALENNLCTPNLQTPPVYTMGPLIDVDYVEKNAAVECLRWLDSQPSKSVILLCFGRRGEFSAEQLREMAVGLENSGYGFIWAVRNPDLEAVLPEGFLERTGGRGLVLKSWAPQMEVLRHRSVGGFVTHCGQSSMLEAVWFGVPMICWPLYAEQKMNRIFMVEEMKVALAVELGPEGFVTAAELEERVRELMESRRGKEIRRRVADFKVAAGAAVREGGSAVVALDKFMMAVTRV; the protein is encoded by the exons ATGCAAACGAAGATGGAAGAAGCGATCGTGCTCTATTCCACGCCGGAACACCTCAATTCCCTCACATGCCTCGCTCTCTTCATCGCCAAACGCTACCCTTCCATCTCCGTCGTCCTCCTCTGCACCGCCTCTCCACCTCCTCTCCCCGCCGCGCCTTCCCTCACCTTCCGACACCTCCCCACCCCCTCTCTCCCGCCCAGCGCCACTTACAACCCCCTCGAGCTCTTCTTCGAAGCCCCTCGCCTCAACAACCCTAATTTTCGGCAAGCCCTGGCAGAAATCGCGGGAAAATCAAACATCAGAGCGATCGTCCTCGACTTTTTCTGCTCCTACGCATTCGAAGTCGGTGAGCGCCTCAGTATTCCGACCTACTTCTGCAACACCACCAGCGCGTTCGGCCTCTGCGCTCTGCTCTACTGGCCGACCGTTCACGAGATTACAGGCGGGGAATTTGGCGACGCCGTTGAGATCCCCGGCTGCCCAGTGATTCCGACGACGAATCTCCCCGATGTGATACGTTTTCCTCAGAGTCTTAGTTACAAACACATGATAGACACGGCGATCAACATTCAGAAATCAGCTGGAGTGATCATCAACACAGTATACGCGCTCGAGCTGAGAGCGCTAGAAGCATTGGAGAACAATCTGTGCACTCCAAATCTGCAGACTCCTCCTGTTTACACGATGGGGCCATTGATCGATGTGGATTATGTTGAGAAAAACGCGGCCGTCGAATGCCTGCGATGGCTCGATTCGCAGCCGAGTAAGAGCGTGATTCTACTCTGTTTCGGGCGGAGAGGCGAGTTTTCGGCGGAGCAATTGAGGGAAATGGCGGTTGGATTGGAGAATTCCGGGTACGGATTTATTTGGGCGGTGCGGAATCCGGATCTGGAGGCGGTGCTGCCGGAGGGTTTCCTTGAGAGGACAGGAG GGAGAGGGCTTGTGTTGAAGTCATGGGCGCCGCAGATGGAGGTGCTAAGGCACAGGTCCGTGGGGGGATTTGTGACGCACTGCGGGCAGAGCTCGATGCTGGAGGCGGTGTGGTTCGGAGTGCCGATGATCTGCTGGCCGCTGTATGCGGAGCAGAAGATGAACAGGATTTTcatggtggaggagatgaaggtGGCGCTGGCAGTGGAACTGGGGCCGGAGGGGTTTGTGACGGCAGCGGAGCTGGAAGAGAGAGTTCGGGAGCTGATGGAGTCGAGGAGGGGGAAGGAGATAAGGCGCAGGGTGGCGGATTTCAAAGTTGCGGCGGGGGCTGCGGTGAGGGAGGGTGGATCGGCGGTGGTGGCTTTAGACAAGTTTATGATGGCGGTAACTCGGGTTTAG
- the LOC121798301 gene encoding protein SGT1 homolog isoform X2 translates to MASADLEAKAKEAFIDDHFELAVDLYSQAIALTPSSADLFIDRAQANIKLHNFTEAVADANKAIELDPSIAKAYLRKGAACIQLEEYQTAKTALENGATLAPGDSRFTKLIEECDKRIAGVATTPNNLPPVVELSSQEKAASYTRPKYRHEFYQKPEEVVVTIFAKGIPANYVVVDFGEQILSITIEVPGEEAYHFQPRLFGKIVPSKSKYEVMSTKIEIRLAKADAVHWTSLEFRRDVAVVQKVNVPTGNEKPTYPSSKPKRVDWDKLEAQVKKEEKDEKLDGDAALNKFFKDIYKDADEDTRRAMMKSFVESNGTVLSTNWKEVGAKKVEGSAPDGMELKKWEH, encoded by the exons ATGGCGTCTGCGGATCTGGAGGCGAAGGCCAAAGAAGCGTTCATTGATGATCATTTTGAGCTGGCCGTTGACCTCTACTCTCAGGCGATTGCTTTGACCCCTAGCAGCGCTGACCTCTTCATCGACCGTGCTCAGGCTAATATCAAACTCCACAACTTCACCG AGGCTGTTGCTGACGCAAACAAAGCAATCGAGTTGGATCCTTCAATTGCGAAAGCATATCTGCGCAAGGG CGCCGCATGCATCCAGCTTGAGGAGTACCAGACTGCTAAGACAGCATTGGAAAATGGTGCAACTTTGGCACCTGGAGATTCCAGGTTTACTAAATTGATCGAAGAATGTGATAAGCGTATCGCAG GTGTGGCTACTACTCCAAATAATTTGCCACCAGTAGTTGAATTGTCCAGCCAAGAAAAGGCAGCATCTTATACTAGGCCGAAATACAG GCATGAATTCTATCAAAAACCAGAGGAAGTTGTCGTAACAATATTTGCAAAGGGCATACCAGCAAACTATGTTGTGGTTGACTTTGGAGAACAAATA CTTAGTATTACCATTGAGGTTCCCGGTGAAGAGGCATATCATTTTCAACCTCGGTTATTTGGAAAG ATAGTTCCTTCAAAGAGTAAATATGAAGTCATGTCTACGAAAATCGAGATCAGACTTGCCAAGGCAGATGCTGTACACTGGACATCCCTTGAATTTAGGAGGGACGTTGCTGTAGTCCAGAAAGTGAATGTACCGACAG GCAATGAGAAACCCACATATCCCTCCTCCAAACCGAAACGAGTAGATTGGGATAAACTCGAAGCTCAAGTAAAAAAGGAG GAAAAAGATGAAAAGCTCGATGGTGATGCAGCATTGAACAAGTTTTTCAAAGATATATACAAGGATGCAGATGAAGACACAAGAAGAGCAATGATGAAATCATTC GTAGAGTCTAATGGAACGGTCCTATCAACAAACTGGAAAGAAGTTGGCGCGAAAAAGGTTGAAGGAAGTGCTCCTGATGGCATGGAGCTGAAGAAATGGGAACACTAA
- the LOC121800351 gene encoding uncharacterized protein LOC121800351, with amino-acid sequence MAGEGEKAHNAPPQINPYGRVDEEVAAVAQRDARRRKRIKCFAYIAAFVVFQAAVILIFGLTIMKFRTPRLRVRSAAFDGAFTVVESGATPSFEMRMVAELGVRNANFGRYKYQNGTVEFYYGATKVGEAFIPRATAKARSTRKFNVTVDLSSAGVPVGELTSQFGSTPGVIPLTSRGTVRGKVEIMRIMKKNKSANMDCTMQIDVQSRQLRSFSCR; translated from the coding sequence ATGGCGGGAGAAGGAGAGAAGGCTCACAACGCGCCGCCGCAGATCAACCCGTACGGGCGCGTGGACGAGGAAGTGGCCGCGGTGGCCCAAAGAGACGCGCGGCGGAGGAAACGGATCAAGTGCTTCGCCTACATCGCCGCCTTCGTCGTGTTCCAGGCCGCCGTAATCCTCATATTCGGCCTCACAATCATGAAGTTCCGCACTCCCAGACTCCGTGTCAGATCCGCCGCCTTCGACGGCGCATTCACCGTCGTCGAATCAGGCGCCACGCCGTCGTTCGAGATGAGGATGGTGGCGGAGCTCGGCGTCAGGAACGCCAACTTCGGGCGATACAAGTACCAAAACGGCACCGTCGAGTTCTACTACGGCGCCACCAAGGTCGGGGAGGCCTTCATCCCCCGCGCAACCGCCAAGGCGAGATCCACTAGGAAATTCAATGTCACCGTCGATTTGTCGTCGGCCGGCGTCCCCGTTGGAGAGCTGACATCGCAGTTCGGAAGCACGCCGGGCGTGATTCCGTTGACGAGCAGAGGTACCGTGAGGGGAAAGGTGGAGATCATGAGAATTATGAAGAAGAACAAGTCGGCTAACATGGATTGCACTATGCAGATTGATGTGCAGTCCAGGCAGCTTCGCTCATTCTCTTGCAGATGA
- the LOC121798301 gene encoding protein SGT1 homolog isoform X1, translating to MASADLEAKAKEAFIDDHFELAVDLYSQAIALTPSSADLFIDRAQANIKLHNFTEAVADANKAIELDPSIAKAYLRKGAACIQLEEYQTAKTALENGATLAPGDSRFTKLIEECDKRIAEEAQELPTPLAGKPSTGVATTPNNLPPVVELSSQEKAASYTRPKYRHEFYQKPEEVVVTIFAKGIPANYVVVDFGEQILSITIEVPGEEAYHFQPRLFGKIVPSKSKYEVMSTKIEIRLAKADAVHWTSLEFRRDVAVVQKVNVPTGNEKPTYPSSKPKRVDWDKLEAQVKKEEKDEKLDGDAALNKFFKDIYKDADEDTRRAMMKSFVESNGTVLSTNWKEVGAKKVEGSAPDGMELKKWEH from the exons ATGGCGTCTGCGGATCTGGAGGCGAAGGCCAAAGAAGCGTTCATTGATGATCATTTTGAGCTGGCCGTTGACCTCTACTCTCAGGCGATTGCTTTGACCCCTAGCAGCGCTGACCTCTTCATCGACCGTGCTCAGGCTAATATCAAACTCCACAACTTCACCG AGGCTGTTGCTGACGCAAACAAAGCAATCGAGTTGGATCCTTCAATTGCGAAAGCATATCTGCGCAAGGG CGCCGCATGCATCCAGCTTGAGGAGTACCAGACTGCTAAGACAGCATTGGAAAATGGTGCAACTTTGGCACCTGGAGATTCCAGGTTTACTAAATTGATCGAAGAATGTGATAAGCGTATCGCAG AGGAAGCTCAAGAACTGCCTACACCACTGGCTGGAAAACCTTCAACAGGTGTGGCTACTACTCCAAATAATTTGCCACCAGTAGTTGAATTGTCCAGCCAAGAAAAGGCAGCATCTTATACTAGGCCGAAATACAG GCATGAATTCTATCAAAAACCAGAGGAAGTTGTCGTAACAATATTTGCAAAGGGCATACCAGCAAACTATGTTGTGGTTGACTTTGGAGAACAAATA CTTAGTATTACCATTGAGGTTCCCGGTGAAGAGGCATATCATTTTCAACCTCGGTTATTTGGAAAG ATAGTTCCTTCAAAGAGTAAATATGAAGTCATGTCTACGAAAATCGAGATCAGACTTGCCAAGGCAGATGCTGTACACTGGACATCCCTTGAATTTAGGAGGGACGTTGCTGTAGTCCAGAAAGTGAATGTACCGACAG GCAATGAGAAACCCACATATCCCTCCTCCAAACCGAAACGAGTAGATTGGGATAAACTCGAAGCTCAAGTAAAAAAGGAG GAAAAAGATGAAAAGCTCGATGGTGATGCAGCATTGAACAAGTTTTTCAAAGATATATACAAGGATGCAGATGAAGACACAAGAAGAGCAATGATGAAATCATTC GTAGAGTCTAATGGAACGGTCCTATCAACAAACTGGAAAGAAGTTGGCGCGAAAAAGGTTGAAGGAAGTGCTCCTGATGGCATGGAGCTGAAGAAATGGGAACACTAA